CTGTTTGAACCGCTGATCTGCTGCCTGAGTAAAACGCCCACCCCAAAGTGCCATAACGAATTTCCTTAATTTGATATTTTTGCCCGGTGGCGCTGCGCTTACCGGGCCTACAAAACCCATGCAGGCCGGATAAGGCGAAGCCGCCATCCGGCACATTAATAGTTAAGCCAGAATACGTGTACCGATCGGCGTGCCGTTGAACAGCGCCGGGAGTTGCTCGGCATGACGCCAGGAGGCGATATCCACCGGACGACCCAGCGTGCGTGCAGCATCCAGCGCGGCATTGACCTTCACAATCATGCCATCGGTAATAATACCCTGGTCGATCAGTTGTTCCGCTTTCGCGGCGGTCATTTCAGCAATGCGCTGACCTTTACCATCGAGAATACCACTCACGTCGGAAAGCAGGATCAGATCCGCGCCCAGCGTCGCCGCCAGCGCTGTCGCCGCCTGGTCCGCGTTCACGTTCATCAACTGCCCTTCTTCCGTCACCCCAATCGAGCTGACGACTGGCAGAAAACCATTTTCCAGCAGCGTGTTAATCAGCGTAGGTGAACCCGGCTGCGCCAGTCCAACATGGCCAAGCTCTTCGTCGAGCTGGGTCACTTTTACGCTATCGCCATCGCCAAGATACAGGCCTACGGAGGCGATGTGGTGTTTCTTCGCCCAGGCCAGCAGCGTTTTGTTCGCCGTTCCCGCCAGCGCACCGGTGATGATGTCGATCTGGTCAGCAGGCGTCACACGCAGGCCGTTTTTCTTTTTCACCGGCAGGTTGAGCCCTTTCATCAACTCATCAACGACACAACCGCCGCCATGGACAATGACCAGCGGACGCTGATGCGACTCGCGATAGTTCACCAGCGCAGTAAAAAGACGCTCCAGCGCCTCTTCGCTATCCAGTAATACGCCACCCAGCTTGATAATTAATGGACTCATCATTGCACCCTTAAATAAGAGACTGCGTTTCAGCAAAGCCGAAACGGATATTGGCACACTGCACTGCCTGTGCGGCGGCGCCTTTCAACAAATTATCTTCGGTTGCCACCACGATCAAATGTTCACCCTGCACGGCAAAACCGATATCGCAGAACGGCAGCCCAACGACATTCTTCAGCGCCGGAACGCCTTTGTCATACAGACGCACCAGCGGTTTATCCGCATACGCCTGCTGTAATACCTGCGCGACCTGCGCAGCGGTCACGCCCGGCTGCAGTCGACAAGTGATCGTTTCCAGGATCCCGCGCGGGAAATTGCCCAGATGCGGGGTGAAAATCACGTCCGTTCCCAGATGGGTGGCGATCTCCGGCTGATGACGATGGGTAAACACGCCATACGGTTGCAGGCTCACTTCGCAGAAGCTGTTAGACAATGCCGCTTTACGTCCCGCTCCGCTCACCCCGCTGGTCGCGTTGATCACCGGCCATTGCGTCAAATCCAGCAGTCCGGCATCAATCAGGGGTTTCAAAGAAAGTTGCGCCGCCGTGGGATAACACCCCGGCACCGCAATCAGATTCGCCTCTTTCAGTTTGTCGGCGCTCCACTCCGCCAGACCGTAGACCGCCTGCTCAAGCAGGTTGGGATACTGATGGGTGAAGCCATAGTATTTTTCATAGAAGCCGGCATCGTTCACGCGGAAGGCACCGGAAAGGTCGAAGACCACACAACCGGCAGCCAGAAATTGCGGCGCCAGGTCATGGCTGACTTCGTGGGCGGTGGCTAAAAACACCACATCCACGCCATCGGTAAACTCGCTGATATCAGACATCGGCTGCAACGGCAGATCGACGATGCCTTTAAGCTGTGGATGCAAATCAGAAATTAACTTTCCCGCATCATTGCTTTGCGCTGAGACGGTCAAAGCGGTTATGGTCATATGAGGGTGGCGATTCACGTAGCTTACAAGCTCTGCGCCCGCATAACCGCTAGCGCCTACAATCAGCGTATTCAACATCAGGTTCCTTTATGCTCAACGTTAATGTATTTTTATGCACATTTATTGCATGAATATTGATACTATCAC
The sequence above is drawn from the Citrobacter amalonaticus genome and encodes:
- the argC gene encoding N-acetyl-gamma-glutamyl-phosphate reductase encodes the protein MLNTLIVGASGYAGAELVSYVNRHPHMTITALTVSAQSNDAGKLISDLHPQLKGIVDLPLQPMSDISEFTDGVDVVFLATAHEVSHDLAPQFLAAGCVVFDLSGAFRVNDAGFYEKYYGFTHQYPNLLEQAVYGLAEWSADKLKEANLIAVPGCYPTAAQLSLKPLIDAGLLDLTQWPVINATSGVSGAGRKAALSNSFCEVSLQPYGVFTHRHQPEIATHLGTDVIFTPHLGNFPRGILETITCRLQPGVTAAQVAQVLQQAYADKPLVRLYDKGVPALKNVVGLPFCDIGFAVQGEHLIVVATEDNLLKGAAAQAVQCANIRFGFAETQSLI
- the argB gene encoding acetylglutamate kinase — encoded protein: MMSPLIIKLGGVLLDSEEALERLFTALVNYRESHQRPLVIVHGGGCVVDELMKGLNLPVKKKNGLRVTPADQIDIITGALAGTANKTLLAWAKKHHIASVGLYLGDGDSVKVTQLDEELGHVGLAQPGSPTLINTLLENGFLPVVSSIGVTEEGQLMNVNADQAATALAATLGADLILLSDVSGILDGKGQRIAEMTAAKAEQLIDQGIITDGMIVKVNAALDAARTLGRPVDIASWRHAEQLPALFNGTPIGTRILA